GAGTTTGGCGGGGCTGTCGTACTCGGTCATGCCGGCGGTGTGGACAAGCAGTTCGGCGGTGAGCAGGGGACCCATGCCGGGCAGGCTCCCGATGATCGGCGTCAAGGGGTGCTGGTCGAGTTGCTCGGCGATGAGGTCGTCGACGGCGGCGATGCGTTGTTCGATGGCGAGGATCTCGGTGGCCATCTGCCCGACGACCACGGCTGCGGCACGTTGGCCGGGCAGGGTGACGGTCTGCTGCCGGGCGGCGGCGACCATCGCCTCGGCCACCTGGACGGCGTTCTTGACGTGCCGCGGCGGAGCAGAGCGGTGATCCGGTCGACGCCGGCGTGCCGGATCGCGGCCGGTGTCTGCCAGCACGCGAGGACCATCATCGGGGCCTTGCGGTTCAGGTCCACGGCCCCCGTTCGAGGGCGGGGCTGATCCCGGTGAGGAGTTCCTGCAACCGGAACAGGGTGGCGACGCGCTGCCCGACGAGGTCCCCGCGGTAACCCGTCAAAACGGTTAGCTCGGCCAGGAGCCGGTCAGACGGTTCCAGGACGGGGATGTCGGGGCGCATACGGATCGTCTGTGCGATGACGACCGCGTCGCGGGCGTCGGTCTTGTTCTCTCCGGCGAACGCGGCGGCCATGTGGAACGCGACGGTGCCGGAGACATAGCGGACCTGCACCTGGCGGCGCCAGAGCAGGGTCAGCAGGAGAGCGGACAGGCCGGTGGTGACGTCGACTGCCCAGCAGACCGCACGGCCGTGTGTCGACACCTCGGCCATGACGGTGAGCAGTGAGGTCTCGTCGTTGGCTACTCGGCGGGAGTAGACGAGCCGGCCTTCGCCGTCGACGGCGGCGACGTGGTGGTGGGTCTTGCCGATGTCCACGCCGATTCACAGCTTCGCCACCGTCGTACTCTCCTTCGTCGGTCGGTTTGCTCGAATGTGCCTCGTCTGGGTTCGGGTTAGCCGGCATCTTCTGTCAATGCGAACGCAGGTCGCGGATCTCCATCAGCGGTCTACCGAATCTCGCAGACGACGAAGCAGCGGGTGGCATCTCCTACCGTGAGCCAAGCGATCTCGACGAAACACACGCAGCCATACCCATCGCTCCCGGGCATCAGGGTCTACGGCCACCAGGGTCGCGCCCGTTCAACCCGGCCTGCCCGCGAGGCGAGAAGTGGGTGGCACCTCGAGGCTCAGCCACAATCACGGCGGAACACACACAGCCATCCCCACTCCCCGCCCTGTGGGCGCGACGGCGCCAGTCTGCCGCACCTGCCGCCGGCATCTCGGACTTGGTGTGCGGCCCGCGGGCATCAGACCCCCGTCGAGCGGGGGAAGGAGCACAGTGACTGAGAGAGCGAATTTCGGTGCATGGATCGCGTCGGTGTGCGGTGGCGGCGCGACCGCCCAGCTGGGAGAGCGGTGGCACGGGTTCACCCCATGATGCCGACGGGGGACCGCGCGGGGCGGTGACGCAGTGACCGCCAGGTCGGCAACGCGCTCGCCAGCACCGCCAGCAGCAGGCAGAGCCCCACCACCGAGCCGACCACCGACCACGGCACCACCAAGTCGACCGGTACGCCGGCCTGCTCGGCGAGGCCGGCACGGACGCTCAGCAGACCGACGAACGCGACAGCCCCGCCGAGCAGAGCGCCGATCAGCACCACCAGGGCGGCCTCGGCCGTGACCAGCCAGATGACCTGCCGCCGGGTCGCCCCGGCCAGCCGGATCAGCCGCAGATCAACCACCCGGCCGGCGGCGGCCATCAACAGCGTGTTCGCCACCGCGACAGCCCCATAACCGGCCGACACACCGATTAGCAGCAGCGTGAACAGCCAAACGAGGCGGTCCTCGGCGCGGTCCGCCTCGGCCGCCCACCCGGCCACGTCGACGATCCGCGCTCCGGCCGGAGGGTCGACCCGGTTCTGGACGTACACCGCGGAGGTGAGCGCCGAGGGGTCGTGCGACCGGACCATCGACCGGGGCAGGAGCAGGTCGCCGGGGATCGAGTCGTCGGTGACGACCGCGACGACGCGCAGCGACACCACCTCCCCATCGGCGAAGACCAACGCGTACGGCTCGGACGGCTGCCGGTTCGCCGAGGCGGGAAGGACCACCGTGTCACCACCGCTCAGGTCGTCCAGTGAGCCGGCAACCACGGTGAGCGCCCGGTTGGCAGCGGCGAAGCCCGCAGGGTCCACGCCGTGCGCGGTCAACGGCTGGTTCGCCGGCGACGAGTCCGGGTCGCTCTCGAAGACCGTCGTCGGCAGCAGGGCGGTCCCCCCAACCGCCGCGACGACCTGGTCCGACAGGCCCGGTGCGCGGTCGGGCACGACGACCCAGCCGGCGTTCACGTTGTCGGCCCGGCTCGCCGCGTAGGCGGCCGTGGTGGTGCGCACCATCCCGGAGATCAGCACCGCGAACGCGACCGTGAGCAGCACCGGGGCGGCGATCGACGCCGTCCGCCGGGTCGCGGTCGACGCCCCGGCCCGGACCAGCATCCCGATTGCACCACCCGGTCGACGCACCGGCGACCGCAGCAGCCGCACCACGGGGCCGACGGCTGCCGGGGCCAACACGGTGGCGCCGGCCACCAGGGCCATCACGGCGTAGAGGGCGAACGTGGCAGCGTCGCGGGCCTGGTCGGCGGTCGCCGTGCCAAGGCTGAGGGCGAGCCCCGCCGCGACGAGGAGCACCCCGGTGGCGACTCGCAGCCGTCCGATCGGCCGCTGTTCCACCGCCGCCTCGCGCAACGCCTCCAGCGGGCGTACGCGTGCCGCTCGGCGCGACGCCGACCAGACGGCCAGCAGCGCGATCATCGGACCGGCGACGATTGACACCGCGACCGGCCAGGGTTCGTACCGGACCCGGAAGGTCGCCGGCTCGAAGCCGACGTCGACGAGCAGCCCGCCCAACACCGGGGCGAGCGCTACGCCGGCCAGGAGGCCGGTGAGTCCGGCCGTGGCGCCGACGACCAGCGCCTCGGCGTGGACCATGCGGTGGACTTGACGGGGGGTGGCCCCGACGGCGCGTAGCAGGCCCAGCTCACGGCGACGCTGCGCGACGGTGATCGCGAAGGTGGAGGCGACCACGAAGACCGTGACGAAACCCGCGAGAGCCGCCGTGGCGGTGAGCACCTGCATGCCGATCCAGCGGGTGCGGGCATCCCCCCGAGGCTCCAGAGCGGCGCGGCCGTCCCCGGTCAACGCCCGCCCGTCGCGGCCGAGGACACCGCGAGCCGCCTTGGCGATCGCCTCGGGGTCGGCGCCCGGAGCGACCAGCAGGCCAATGGCCCGGACGCCGGGCGCGAGCACGGCCGCGACCTCGTCCGCGACGTAGACACCGGGCGCATCGACCAGACCGGTGACGGTGTGCGGCTCCGGTCCCGCTGCCGTGAGCAGGGTGACCGGCCCGCCGGGAGGCAGCCCGAGCGCGCTGTCGACGACCACCTCGCCGGCCCGCCGGGGCGGCTCGCCGGCCGTGAGACGAAGTCCACCCAGCCGGGTGCTGGACCAGCCGTGCCCCTGGTGAGAGTCCTCCCGCTGCGCATCGGTGGCCGGGGGCCGGCCGTTGACGAGCGCCTGGGCGTAGAAGGTCCGGTCCGGCACTGCCGCCGTAACGCCCGGCACCTCGGCCAGCCCGCTGGTGAGTTCCGCCGTCCTGGCGGCCGACCACGGCCGGGTGGGCGCGAACGAGTCGGTCGGCGCACCGGCCTCAGGGCTCTGCACCACGACCGCTGCGTACGCCAGCCGATCGGGCACCTGTGGGCGGCCGGAGGCGAGCAGCAGGGTGGTCGCCGTGACCAGGGTGACGCCGACGGCGACGGCGATGAACGCACCGGCCGACCGCCGGATGCTCAGCACGACGGCTCCACGGGACGCGCCGGGACCGTGTCCCGCTCGGCGATCCGCGCGGCGACGACCGCTGCGGTGATCCCGCCGGTGAACTCGTCGACGACGCGGCCGTCGGCGAGCAGGAGGACCCGATCGGCGTACGCGGCGGCGGTGGGATCGTGGGTCACCATCACGACGGTCTGCCGGTGGTCGTCGACGAGCACGCGCAGCAGCCGGAGGATCTGCTGGGACGCCGAGCTGTCCAGTGCCCCGGTCGGTTCGTCGGCGAAGACGACCGCGGGACGGGTGATCAACGCTCGGGCCACGGCGACGCGTTGCTGTTCGCCGCCGGACAGTTCGCTCGGCCGGTGCCCGGCCCGGTCGGTCAGTCCCACGGCGTCGAGCGCGGCGAGGACGTTCCGGGCCGGGGGACGGCGCCTCGCCAGGCGCAGCGGCAACTCGACGTTCTCGGCAGCGGTCAGCGTGGACACGAGGTTTAACGCCTGGAACACGAAACCGATCCGATCGCGGCGCAACCGGGTCAGCTCGTCCTCGTCCAGGTCGTCGAGACGCCTGCCGTCGATCGTGACGGTCCCTGCGGTCGGCTTGTCCAACCCGGCCGCACAGTGCAGCAGGGTGGACTTGCCCGAGCCCGACGGGCCCATCACGGCCGTGAAGGTGCCGCTGGCGAAGCTGGTCGTCACGCCGTCGAGCGCCGTCACTCGGCGTGCTCCGGTGCCGTACACCGCGCGGAGCCCTGTCAGGGTCACTGTCTGTGTGGTCATGACCGTCAGGGTGCCGGCTCCGGCAGGTGCCGCGCGTCGTGCCGGCGCGGGCACATTCTGGCCCTCCCCCGGGCGGAGCCCGGGTCCGGGACGAGCCTGACGTCGTACCCGAGGATGACCACCCGCAGGTGGACGCGGCCGAACCGGCCCACCGATACGCTTCGACAGGTGACCGCCCTCCTGCTGACCCGGCGGCTGCGGCCGGCGGAACTGGCCATCGTGGACGCCGTGCTCGCCGTGGCGGTCGGCGGGCTCCTCGGCCCGTACGCGGCGCTGGAATCGCCGCTGCACGGTGGTGTGCGCGAACCGCTCTTGGTGTCGGTGATCGTCGGGTTCGCCCTCGGGCTGCCGTTGGCCGTCCGGAGGCGGTGGCCGATCACCGTCGCCATCGTGATCAGCTCCGTGGCCACCGTCGCCCTGATCACCGGCGTGATTCCCAACTATGCCGCCGCCGCGCCCGGGCTCGCCATCGGCCTGTCCTTCTACACGGTGGCCGTGTCGACGCAAATGCGTCGGTCACTGCTGTGTGCCGCCGGTTGTCTCGCTCTGGTGAGCGTCGCCCTGGTGCTGACTGAGAGCGACCTCTGGTCGCGAACCGGCGGAGTCGTCTACGCCACCGTCATGATCGCGCCCGCCTGGTTGATCGGTTGGCTGGTCCGCGAGCGGCGTGCCATCGCCGCCCGTGAGGGCGAGCACCTGGTCCGCCGGACCGCTGCCGAGGAGCGATTACGGGTGGCCCGGGAGCTGCACGATGTCGTCGCGCACACGCTGAGCCTCATCGTGGTGAAGGCGGCCGTC
The genomic region above belongs to Micromonospora sp. WMMD1128 and contains:
- a CDS encoding transposase, with amino-acid sequence MLADTGRDPARRRRPDHRSAPPRHVKNAVQVAEAMVAAARQQTVTLPGQRAAAVVVGQMATEILAIEQRIAAVDDLIAEQLDQHPLTPIIGSLPGMGPLLTAELLVHTAGMTEYDSPAKLAAHAGLAPVSRDSGTVSGNHRQPRRYHRRLRHILWMAAFTAARECPTSRAYYEKKRAEGKNHRQAILALARRRVDVLWALIRDRKTFTRPAPAIRAAA
- a CDS encoding IS110 family transposase, which codes for MDIGKTHHHVAAVDGEGRLVYSRRVANDETSLLTVMAEVSTHGRAVCWAVDVTTGLSALLLTLLWRRQVQVRYVSGTVAFHMAAAFAGENKTDARDAVVIAQTIRMRPDIPVLEPSDRLLAELTVLTGYRGDLVGQRVATLFRLQELLTGISPALERGPWT
- a CDS encoding ABC transporter permease, producing the protein MLSIRRSAGAFIAVAVGVTLVTATTLLLASGRPQVPDRLAYAAVVVQSPEAGAPTDSFAPTRPWSAARTAELTSGLAEVPGVTAAVPDRTFYAQALVNGRPPATDAQREDSHQGHGWSSTRLGGLRLTAGEPPRRAGEVVVDSALGLPPGGPVTLLTAAGPEPHTVTGLVDAPGVYVADEVAAVLAPGVRAIGLLVAPGADPEAIAKAARGVLGRDGRALTGDGRAALEPRGDARTRWIGMQVLTATAALAGFVTVFVVASTFAITVAQRRRELGLLRAVGATPRQVHRMVHAEALVVGATAGLTGLLAGVALAPVLGGLLVDVGFEPATFRVRYEPWPVAVSIVAGPMIALLAVWSASRRAARVRPLEALREAAVEQRPIGRLRVATGVLLVAAGLALSLGTATADQARDAATFALYAVMALVAGATVLAPAAVGPVVRLLRSPVRRPGGAIGMLVRAGASTATRRTASIAAPVLLTVAFAVLISGMVRTTTAAYAASRADNVNAGWVVVPDRAPGLSDQVVAAVGGTALLPTTVFESDPDSSPANQPLTAHGVDPAGFAAANRALTVVAGSLDDLSGGDTVVLPASANRQPSEPYALVFADGEVVSLRVVAVVTDDSIPGDLLLPRSMVRSHDPSALTSAVYVQNRVDPPAGARIVDVAGWAAEADRAEDRLVWLFTLLLIGVSAGYGAVAVANTLLMAAAGRVVDLRLIRLAGATRRQVIWLVTAEAALVVLIGALLGGAVAFVGLLSVRAGLAEQAGVPVDLVVPWSVVGSVVGLCLLLAVLASALPTWRSLRHRPARSPVGIMG
- a CDS encoding ABC transporter ATP-binding protein, with the translated sequence MTTQTVTLTGLRAVYGTGARRVTALDGVTTSFASGTFTAVMGPSGSGKSTLLHCAAGLDKPTAGTVTIDGRRLDDLDEDELTRLRRDRIGFVFQALNLVSTLTAAENVELPLRLARRRPPARNVLAALDAVGLTDRAGHRPSELSGGEQQRVAVARALITRPAVVFADEPTGALDSSASQQILRLLRVLVDDHRQTVVMVTHDPTAAAYADRVLLLADGRVVDEFTGGITAAVVAARIAERDTVPARPVEPSC
- a CDS encoding sensor histidine kinase gives rise to the protein MTALLLTRRLRPAELAIVDAVLAVAVGGLLGPYAALESPLHGGVREPLLVSVIVGFALGLPLAVRRRWPITVAIVISSVATVALITGVIPNYAAAAPGLAIGLSFYTVAVSTQMRRSLLCAAGCLALVSVALVLTESDLWSRTGGVVYATVMIAPAWLIGWLVRERRAIAAREGEHLVRRTAAEERLRVARELHDVVAHTLSLIVVKAAVANHVAGTDPGEAGAALRVIEETGRNALTDVRRVLGALREETPYAPTPGLDELPALAQQAAIAGVDVRLDVRQEEPAAAVPESVGLGVYRIVQEAVTNVVKHAAPATCRATVTVTPREVRIEVTDDGRRPVLIGGEGHGLIGMRERATLHGGEFRAGPRSGGGYAVTATLPYRVAA